The sequence below is a genomic window from Labilibaculum sp. DW002.
CGATGTGATTGAAGGTGGTATTTTTGTTGATGGTGAGGATATTCGTGATTGCAAGATTACTGATATGCGTAACCTAATGGGTAATGTGAACCAAGAGTCAATCTTATTCAATGACACCATTTTCAATAATATTGCTTTTGGTGTTGAGAATGCTACACTAGAAGAGGTTGAAGCGGCAGCAAAAATTGCCAATGCTCACGACTTTATCACAGCAACTGAGGATGGCTACCATACCAATATTGGTGACCGTGGAGGTAAGCTTTCCGGTGGTCAACGTCAGCGTTTGAGTATTGCCCGTGCTGTCCTTAAGAATCCTCCAATTATGATTCTTGATGAAGCTACTTCTGCCCTTGATACAGAATCAGAACGTTTAGTTCAGGATGCTTTGGATAAGCTAATGCAAAACAGAACTTCAGTTGTAATTGCTCACCGTTTATCAACGGTTAAGAATGCTGATTTAATCTGTGTTTTCCACGAAGGTGAGATTGTTGAACGTGGTCAGCATGATGAATTGATAGAAAAAGATGGAGCTTATAAGAAATTGTATGACATGCAGCTCTTGTAAATTTCGATAAGATATTTTTTTGGAAAGATGAACTGGTATACTGGTTCATCTTTTTTTGTGACATAAAAAAAACCTTTCGAAAGAATCGAAAGGTTTTGCACGGGTGGAGAGACTCGAACTCCCGACACCTGGTTTTGGAGACCAGTGCTCTGCCAACTGAGCTACACCCGTATTTTTATTTTGTGATCTGCCTCCCGATAGCTATCGGGATGAGCTACACCCGTATTTTTTAAACAAACCAGAAGAGCTTTTCTGGAAAAGTCTGCGACAAAAGTAGAATATTTTTTTTCATGTGCAAACTCTTTTTTCGGTTCATAATTTAATTTTTCAAATTCAAAGTTTTCTTGATTTTGCACGGGTTTCAGAATGAGATGATTGCCTTGATGAAAACATTTTTTAATTTTTAAAATTATTTTCACAAAATCAGTAAAATGTGGTAAATTAATAGGAGAACTTTTAATATATGAAAAACTTGTCCTATGAAGAAAGCAAAAAAAGAATATTCAAATGGAGTGGTTACGGTTGTTTACGAACCAGATTTATGTATTCATTCTGGAGTTTGTTTTAAAGGATTGCCTGATGTTTTTCAACCAGGAACGCGGCCTTGGGTAAAAGCGAAAGGGGCAAGTACCGATGAAATTATTATGCAAATACAGAAATGTCCGTCCAGAGCTCTATCATTTTATATGAATAGTGGTGATGAGAATGAAGAGAAAGGTCCTATAAAAGCGATTGAAACAGGACAAAAAGTAGAAGTTTTTAAAGATGGTCCAATGATGATGGAAGGTCCAATCACTTTAATTGGATCGGATGGACATCGAGAAGTCCTTGGGAATTCTTGCTATTTTTGCAGGTGTGGAGCTTCGAAAAACAAACCATTCTGTGATGGTTCGCACAAGGATATAAAATTTAAGGAATAAAAAAAGGGCTCGATTTGAGCCCTTTTTTCTGTAGATTATTTCGTTTTAATTTCTTTATATTTTATGATTTGTGTTCTTAAAGCTTCCGAAACCAAATCTGCAGCTTCTTCAAATGTTTTGCTTTTCTTTTTTGCAAATAGTTCACTTCCAGGAACATTCATTTTTACTTCAA
It includes:
- a CDS encoding (4Fe-4S)-binding protein; its protein translation is MKKAKKEYSNGVVTVVYEPDLCIHSGVCFKGLPDVFQPGTRPWVKAKGASTDEIIMQIQKCPSRALSFYMNSGDENEEKGPIKAIETGQKVEVFKDGPMMMEGPITLIGSDGHREVLGNSCYFCRCGASKNKPFCDGSHKDIKFKE